The region TCTAAATTATCTAAAACCTCTCCATTATGTTTTTCATTCTGTAAAGCTTTATCTAAACTTTCGGCGCCTTTAGGATCCTTAGCGTTTTTTTTCATTGCGCCAAGAATTAGCGGCATAGCCATTCCCAGTACCGATGTTATTTTGCTTTTATCTTCAGAAGTTTTTGCACTGGCTTTGTTAACCAGCTGTTCTCCTGTTTGGGTATTAAGTAAATCTAATATGGAAGCCATGCTTTATATTTTTATGAAAATAAATTTACGGCTTTTAAATAGTAACTCACGTTAAAGCTTTATTATAATCTACTCGATAATCGAGAGTAGATGCTCCGAGGCCTTCCTCTAAAATTAAACAATTGTTCGCTATTAATGTCTACTAAGCTTGCTCCCAGGTAGTTTATTTTTTAAAAATGCGAAATAATTTGTTTTGAAAGTTCTAAACCTATACGTTCCTGGGCTTCTAAGGTAGATGCACCAATATGCGGACTTAAAGATAACTTCTCGTTCATCAACAATTTAATGGCCGGTCTTGGTTCGGCTTCAAAAGTATCTAAACCGGCGAAAGCAACTTTGCCATCTTCTATGGCTTCCAAAAGTGCCACTTCATCTATAACCCCGCCGCGTGCGGTGTTAATTATTCCCACTCCCGGTTTCATTGCTTCCAGTTCTTTTTTACCAATTAGTGGTTTGGTTTGGGCGGGCACGTGAAGCGTTATAAAATCTGAATGCTTTATAAGCTCTTCCACAGGTTCGGTCTTTATTGGAATTTCTATACTTTGGTGATTATAAAATTCCAAAGTGATTTTTGCTTCGCCAACTTCATTATCGCTGGCAATAACCTTCATTCCCAGCCCTAAAGCTATTTTAGCAACTTCACGACCAATTTTACCAAAACCGATAATTCCAAGAGTTTTTCCCCTAAGTTCAATTCCCGCGGAATAGGATTTCTTTAATTCTTTAAACCTCGATTCTCCTTCTAAGGGCATATTCCTGTTAGAGTCAAATAATTTTCTTACTCCGCTGAAAAGGTGTGCAAAAACAAGTTCTGCAACCGAGCCTGAAGCTGCCTGTGGGGTATTAATTACTTTTATGCCTTTACTTTCAGCATAATCTACGGCAATATTATCCAGGCCAACACCACCGCGTCCTATAAGTTTTAAACCTTTACAGGCATCAATGATCGCCTTATCTACGTTTGTAGCACTTCTAACAAGTAAAACCTGAATACCTTTTGAATTTATATATTCGGCCAGTTGTTCCTGGGCTACTTTGGTACTAATAACTTCAAAACCGGCTTTCTCAAGCTGTTCTATACCGGCTTTTGCAAGACCATCGTTGGCTAGAATTTTTATCTTTTCAGGTTGGTTTGGTGTCGTGGGTTTATTAAAAAAATCTTCAGGTTTCATTTATTATAATTTAATCCCTGGTATGGGAATTTGGTGCAGGATTATATTTATTTTCCTGCAGGTTATCAATTTAAGTATCCAGCTTTAATCTGGTTTTTCGATGCTGATTTATGATTCTTGTTCCAATTGCTGCATGGTTTTTACGAGCACTTTTACACTTTCTATATCTAAAGCGTTGTACATAGAAGCACGGTAGCCACCAACACTTCGGTGTCCGTTAAGTCCATTAATACCGGCATCTTTCCAAAGTATATCAAAAGCTTCTTTTTTGCTTTCATCGGTAAGGTTAAAAGTGGCGTTCATTGGCGAACGATCCTCAATTTCAGCAAAACCTTTAAATAATGGGTTTCTATCTACTTCTTTATAAAGTAAATCGGATTTTTCGGTGTTTCGTTTTTCCATTGCTGCAATTCCGCCTTTGTTTTTAATCCATCTTAGGGTTAATAGCGAAACATAGACCGCATAAACTGCCGGCGTATTAAACATACTGTCTTTTTCCAAATGTACTTTGTAGCTCAGCATTGATGGAATTTCACGCTCAACTTTTCCTAAAATATCTTCTTTGATCACCACCAGAGTAGTTCCTGCCGGACCCATATTTTTCTGGGCCCCCGCATAAATAAGATCAAATTTAGAAAAATCAAGTTCGCGAGAAAATATATCGCTGCTCATATCGCAAACCAGCGGCGCCTTAACTTCAGGGAAATCTTTAATTTGAGTGCCAAAAATTGTGTTATTGCTAGTACAATGGAAATAATCTACATCAGCCGGGATTTGATAATCTTTCGGGATATAATTGAAGTTTTTGTCTTTTGAGGAAGCAACTTCAACAACTTCACCAAAAAGTTTAGCTTCTTTAATCGCTTTAGAAGACCAGGTTCCGGTATTGAGATAGGCTGCTTTTTTATTTAATAAATTATAAGCCGTCATTAGAAATTGCATACTGGCACCTCCTTGCAAAAACAAGGCTTTATAGCCTTTATTTTGAAGTCCTAAAAGTTCCAGGGAAAGGCTACGGGCTTCTTCCATCACGTCTACAAAAGCTGTGCTGCGATGGGAAATTTCCATAATAGACAATCCTGAATCCTGGTAATCTAAAATGCCTTGCGCGGCTTCTTTAAAAACTTCCTGAGGTAAAATACAGGGACCGGCGCTATAATTATGTTTTTTCATAGTTGGTTTATAAAAGTGGTTAGTCTTATGTTTTAAAGTTTTTCTAAGAATTTTAAGGTATCTACGCCATCGGCATAATCCCATAATTCGGGTTGCTGGGTTTTACCGAAATCAATTTCGGCTTCAGACCCTACTACGCATTGCAGGTTTTCTTTATTTTGCTCCAGTTTTTCCTGTAATTCTTTTTCATCTTCGTATTCTTCATAAAACAAGGTTGCAATAGGGGAGCCGAAAATTTCGTCTTTTTTCAGAATAAGAAATCCGTTTTCCAGTAATTTAAATTCGCTCATTAAATACACCGCTTTGTTATAATCGTAATTATTGGCGTATTTAGCCGAATTCATCAAAGTATTCCACGGAAACATCGCCTTGAAAAAATCGTCAAAATCATATTCTTTAGGAACATACAGTTTTGAAACATTGCGGCAACCCAAGCCGAAATACCTAAAAATATCTTCGCCTAAAGCCTCCAGTTGTTCCTTAGTTTCCTTCCCGGTAAGAATAGCTACAGAATTTCGGTTTTTCCTGATGATGTTGGGTTTTCCAGAGAAATAATATTCGAAATACCTGGCGGTGTTGTTACTTCCGGTAGCGATAACCGCATCAAAATTGGTGAGTCTGTCCTCGGTGAATTTTATTCGGTCTTCAAATTCTGGAGCTATATTCATTAAAAATCCGGCGATTACCGGCAATAATTGTTTGTCGTTAGAAGATTGTTTTACCAAAACGTTATGCCCTGAAATTAAAACCGAAAGAAAATCGTGAAAACCAACCAGTGGAATGTTCCCGGCCATAATTATGGCTACCGTTTTTTGTTGATTTTCACCCAAATTATAAGGTGTCAACCAGGTATCCAAATTGCTTTGTGTTAGCGCTTTGCTCCACTGCTGAAGTGAAAAAATCACGTTTTCCCGGGTAAACCAACCGTTATAATGAACCGATTGATCAATTTTATCATTTAATTCATTAAAAAATCTTTCGTTTTCAGGCGTTATTTTTATTGAATTATTAGTCCCATCCCCAAAAAGACTCAGGAATTTTCCTACTTGAATAAAATATGATTTTCTTTCTTCGATTGTCATTTCCTTATTTGGTTATGATAGCCAATGGCTTTAAATTTGTAGTGCGAAATTAAAACTTAAGGCGGCA is a window of Salegentibacter salegens DNA encoding:
- the serC gene encoding 3-phosphoserine/phosphohydroxythreonine transaminase — translated: MKKHNYSAGPCILPQEVFKEAAQGILDYQDSGLSIMEISHRSTAFVDVMEEARSLSLELLGLQNKGYKALFLQGGASMQFLMTAYNLLNKKAAYLNTGTWSSKAIKEAKLFGEVVEVASSKDKNFNYIPKDYQIPADVDYFHCTSNNTIFGTQIKDFPEVKAPLVCDMSSDIFSRELDFSKFDLIYAGAQKNMGPAGTTLVVIKEDILGKVEREIPSMLSYKVHLEKDSMFNTPAVYAVYVSLLTLRWIKNKGGIAAMEKRNTEKSDLLYKEVDRNPLFKGFAEIEDRSPMNATFNLTDESKKEAFDILWKDAGINGLNGHRSVGGYRASMYNALDIESVKVLVKTMQQLEQES
- a CDS encoding D-2-hydroxyacid dehydrogenase, with the translated sequence MKILANDGLAKAGIEQLEKAGFEVISTKVAQEQLAEYINSKGIQVLLVRSATNVDKAIIDACKGLKLIGRGGVGLDNIAVDYAESKGIKVINTPQAASGSVAELVFAHLFSGVRKLFDSNRNMPLEGESRFKELKKSYSAGIELRGKTLGIIGFGKIGREVAKIALGLGMKVIASDNEVGEAKITLEFYNHQSIEIPIKTEPVEELIKHSDFITLHVPAQTKPLIGKKELEAMKPGVGIINTARGGVIDEVALLEAIEDGKVAFAGLDTFEAEPRPAIKLLMNEKLSLSPHIGASTLEAQERIGLELSKQIISHF
- a CDS encoding acyl-CoA reductase, which translates into the protein MTIEERKSYFIQVGKFLSLFGDGTNNSIKITPENERFFNELNDKIDQSVHYNGWFTRENVIFSLQQWSKALTQSNLDTWLTPYNLGENQQKTVAIIMAGNIPLVGFHDFLSVLISGHNVLVKQSSNDKQLLPVIAGFLMNIAPEFEDRIKFTEDRLTNFDAVIATGSNNTARYFEYYFSGKPNIIRKNRNSVAILTGKETKEQLEALGEDIFRYFGLGCRNVSKLYVPKEYDFDDFFKAMFPWNTLMNSAKYANNYDYNKAVYLMSEFKLLENGFLILKKDEIFGSPIATLFYEEYEDEKELQEKLEQNKENLQCVVGSEAEIDFGKTQQPELWDYADGVDTLKFLEKL